In Sporosarcina luteola, a single window of DNA contains:
- a CDS encoding ABC transporter ATP-binding protein — protein sequence MIQVQELTHSFKIGKKGKERQVPVLKGLSFAINEGEIVSIVGRSGSGKSTLLHILAGFLKPDAGIIQIGDVRTSAFSEAESAKFRLDHFGFIFQNFQLMPGLTAFENVELPLKLAGVAKKDRREKVQQLLQLVSLAEVQDHYPNELSGGQQQRVSIARALITDPPIIFADEPTGSLDSETEQDILLLIQSLNKTRGITFIIITHDDTVAETADRVYKMHDGELTEGGVGHAI from the coding sequence ATGATTCAGGTTCAAGAATTAACACATTCATTCAAAATCGGCAAGAAAGGCAAGGAGCGGCAAGTGCCCGTACTTAAAGGGCTGTCCTTCGCAATTAATGAGGGAGAGATCGTTTCGATTGTCGGACGAAGCGGGTCAGGGAAGTCGACGCTTCTTCATATATTGGCGGGATTCCTTAAACCGGATGCCGGCATCATTCAAATCGGTGACGTCCGGACATCCGCTTTCAGTGAAGCAGAGAGCGCGAAGTTTCGTCTTGACCATTTCGGCTTCATCTTTCAAAATTTCCAGCTCATGCCTGGTCTCACGGCATTCGAAAATGTGGAGCTGCCGCTCAAACTCGCTGGCGTGGCCAAAAAGGACCGTCGGGAAAAAGTCCAACAGCTTCTTCAGCTCGTCAGCCTGGCAGAGGTGCAAGACCATTATCCAAATGAATTATCGGGAGGTCAGCAGCAACGGGTGAGCATCGCGCGTGCGCTCATCACCGATCCGCCGATCATCTTTGCGGATGAGCCAACTGGGAGCCTTGACTCAGAGACCGAGCAAGACATCCTGCTGCTCATCCAATCGCTCAACAAAACCCGCGGCATCACATTCATCATCATCACACATGACGACACAGTGGCGGAAACCGCGGATCGTGTTTATAAGATGCACGACGGTGAATTAACGGAAGGGGGTGTCGGACATGCAATTTAA
- a CDS encoding nuclease-related domain-containing protein — protein MLYKERSAPLKLVGLQALIERLPSTHDKFLDIQEEIRKRAAGFSGEGNFDRHIREFRPSYPYALLHDICLKQNGVYFQMDSLLITPAFVIIFEIKNLAGRIIVKTNPTQFIHENVERKIIQSPITELERKEIFLQKWLEARGVYIPIKGVVALAYTNELTIPDSPDRQVVFTHDIPILLYKTKLENEILQQHEIHNLANEIRREHHEYNPFPLVKTIKMEAADVLPGVICPYCKYRGMTWLQRKWICEKCLYKASYSHRRLIEEWFMLLDSKITNREFRNFSCLNDPDVAKRHLKNSCLVMKGRMRNAYYYQK, from the coding sequence TTGCTATATAAAGAACGATCTGCACCCTTAAAGCTAGTCGGATTACAAGCCCTAATTGAAAGGCTCCCATCTACACATGATAAATTCCTAGACATCCAAGAGGAGATAAGAAAAAGAGCTGCCGGTTTTAGTGGAGAGGGAAACTTTGATAGGCACATCAGGGAGTTTAGACCATCTTATCCATACGCGTTGTTGCATGATATCTGTCTAAAACAGAATGGGGTTTATTTTCAGATGGACTCTTTACTGATAACTCCAGCCTTTGTCATTATATTTGAGATTAAGAACTTGGCCGGGAGAATAATAGTAAAAACAAATCCCACTCAATTCATTCACGAAAATGTAGAAAGGAAAATTATTCAAAGCCCAATTACCGAGCTTGAAAGAAAGGAGATCTTTTTGCAAAAGTGGCTTGAAGCAAGGGGTGTATATATTCCGATAAAAGGGGTCGTCGCACTCGCATATACAAATGAGTTAACGATTCCAGACTCGCCAGATAGACAAGTCGTATTTACGCATGATATTCCAATCCTTTTATATAAAACAAAACTTGAAAATGAAATCCTGCAACAGCATGAAATACATAATTTAGCGAACGAAATTAGAAGAGAGCATCATGAATATAACCCTTTTCCACTTGTAAAAACTATTAAGATGGAAGCTGCTGACGTTTTACCAGGAGTTATTTGTCCGTATTGCAAGTATCGTGGGATGACATGGCTGCAAAGAAAATGGATTTGTGAGAAATGCTTATACAAGGCATCTTATTCACATAGAAGGCTAATTGAAGAATGGTTCATGTTACTTGATAGTAAAATTACAAATAGGGAATTTAGAAATTTCTCGTGTCTCAATGATCCGGATGTCGCTAAAAGGCATTTGAAAAATTCGTGTCTTGTCATGAAAGGACGAATGAGGAATGCATATTATTATCAAAAATAA
- a CDS encoding flotillin family protein, giving the protein MPGISGMFIVIGIVVFILLAVILVYISKYKTVGPDEALIVTGSYLGSKNVHTDDSGNRIKIIRGGGAFVFPVFQQAEPLSLLSSKLEVTTPEVYTEQGVPVMADGTAIIKIGGSITEIATAAEQFLGKAKADRENEAKEVLEGHLRSILGSMTVEEIYKNRDKFSQEVQRVASQDLAKMGLVIVSFTIKDVRDKNGYLDSLGKPRIAQVKRDADIATMEAEKETRIKNAEASKEAQKAEIERATEIAEAEKENQLKIADYRREQDVAKARADQAYELESARAKQEVTEQEMQVKIIERQKQIELEEKEILRREKQYDSEVKKKADADRYAIEQNAAAAKSRQMAEAEAEKYSIEARAAAEAEKIRLDGLAKADAQRAQGESEADVIRLKGLAEAEAKRKIAEAFEQYGQAAVLDMIVKMIPEYAKQIASPLSNIDKITVVDTGSGEGGGANKVTSYATNLMSTLQETLKASSGIDVKEMMESYVGKNNLRPSIDNLTDELRSTKPTAVKSKTVDEE; this is encoded by the coding sequence ATGCCAGGAATTTCAGGAATGTTTATTGTCATTGGGATTGTCGTGTTCATTTTGCTCGCTGTCATCCTTGTGTACATTTCAAAGTACAAGACAGTCGGACCGGATGAAGCGCTGATCGTCACGGGTAGTTATTTAGGATCGAAAAACGTACATACGGATGACTCGGGCAACCGGATCAAAATCATCCGTGGCGGGGGAGCATTCGTCTTCCCTGTGTTCCAACAAGCGGAACCGCTCAGCTTGCTCTCAAGCAAACTGGAAGTGACGACGCCTGAAGTGTATACGGAACAAGGGGTTCCCGTCATGGCGGACGGAACAGCAATCATTAAGATCGGTGGATCGATTACTGAAATCGCGACGGCAGCGGAGCAGTTTTTAGGAAAAGCGAAAGCCGACCGCGAAAATGAAGCGAAGGAAGTCCTCGAGGGACATTTACGTTCCATTCTAGGATCCATGACAGTCGAAGAGATTTATAAGAATCGTGATAAGTTCTCCCAGGAAGTGCAACGTGTCGCTTCACAGGATTTGGCTAAAATGGGGCTTGTCATCGTTTCATTCACAATTAAAGATGTCCGCGATAAAAACGGCTACTTAGATTCACTCGGTAAACCGCGTATCGCCCAAGTGAAACGCGATGCCGATATTGCCACAATGGAAGCTGAAAAAGAAACGCGCATCAAGAATGCTGAAGCATCGAAGGAAGCCCAAAAAGCGGAAATCGAGCGTGCGACTGAAATTGCGGAAGCAGAGAAGGAAAACCAGTTGAAAATCGCTGACTACCGCCGCGAACAAGATGTTGCGAAAGCGCGCGCTGACCAAGCGTATGAATTGGAATCCGCACGTGCGAAGCAGGAAGTTACAGAGCAAGAGATGCAGGTCAAAATCATCGAGCGTCAAAAGCAGATTGAGTTGGAAGAGAAAGAGATCCTGCGCCGTGAGAAGCAATATGACTCAGAGGTTAAGAAAAAAGCCGATGCGGATCGTTACGCAATCGAGCAAAATGCAGCCGCGGCCAAATCCCGACAAATGGCAGAAGCGGAGGCAGAAAAGTACAGCATTGAAGCGCGTGCAGCTGCAGAAGCAGAAAAAATCCGTCTTGACGGATTGGCAAAGGCCGACGCTCAGCGTGCGCAAGGTGAATCCGAAGCTGATGTTATCCGCCTGAAAGGTCTTGCGGAAGCAGAAGCGAAACGCAAAATCGCGGAAGCATTCGAACAATACGGCCAGGCAGCTGTGCTTGACATGATTGTTAAGATGATTCCTGAATACGCGAAGCAAATTGCAAGCCCGCTTTCGAACATCGACAAAATCACTGTTGTTGACACAGGCAGTGGTGAAGGCGGCGGTGCCAATAAAGTGACATCATACGCAACGAACCTGATGTCCACTCTGCAAGAAACATTGAAAGCCTCTTCAGGCATCGATGTAAAAGAAATGATGGAAAGCTACGTTGGTAAAAACAATCTTCGTCCTAGCATCGACAACCTGACAGATGAGCTTCGTTCAACGAAGCCAACTGCAGTTAAATCGAAAACTGTTGATGAAGAATAA
- a CDS encoding DUF47 domain-containing protein, which yields MFSPRKTDPFFAALLEIAEHVQEAMHYANDFKVTSVADLKEVSIKLKEYETEGDDLIHDLISKLNISFMTPIEREDILQLAIKMDDILDGIEHFAANLEMFSLTEIDEYVQKFMDNIVKSSDEIVKAMELLAKKKLVQMRDHAVLIKEYERICDEVLRTSIKQLFIREKNPIRIIQFKDIYELLEDIADHCQDVANTLETIIMRNA from the coding sequence ATGTTCAGTCCACGTAAAACCGATCCTTTTTTCGCAGCTCTTTTGGAGATTGCTGAGCATGTTCAAGAAGCGATGCACTATGCGAATGACTTTAAAGTGACGTCGGTTGCAGATTTAAAAGAAGTAAGCATTAAGTTGAAAGAATATGAGACTGAAGGGGATGATTTGATTCACGACCTTATCTCAAAGCTCAACATTTCTTTCATGACACCGATTGAACGGGAAGATATTTTACAATTGGCAATCAAGATGGACGATATCCTCGACGGAATCGAACATTTCGCGGCGAATCTTGAAATGTTCTCGCTGACGGAAATCGATGAATATGTCCAGAAGTTCATGGATAATATCGTGAAAAGCTCCGATGAAATCGTCAAGGCGATGGAATTGCTTGCGAAGAAGAAACTTGTCCAGATGCGGGATCACGCTGTTTTGATCAAAGAATATGAGCGTATTTGCGATGAAGTCCTTCGCACATCGATCAAGCAGCTGTTTATCCGTGAAAAGAATCCGATCCGTATCATTCAATTCAAGGATATTTATGAGTTGCTGGAAGACATTGCGGATCATTGCCAAGACGTTGCGAACACACTTGAAACAATCATCATGCGAAACGCGTAA
- a CDS encoding inorganic phosphate transporter: MDMILFLTIAIVVFALAFDFINGFHDTANAIATSVSTRALKPRTAIYMAAIMNFIGALTFTGVAKTISKDIVDPFMLEKGSLVILAALTAAIAWNLITWYYGIPSSSSHALIGSIAGAAISAAGFGVLNYGGFVKIMQALLISPFIAIAAGFLMMTLFKVLLKNRNLFKANKRIRYLQIGTAALQAFTHGTNDAQKAMGIITMALIAAQLQTGDDIQLWVRIAAATAMGLGTSIGGYKIIKTVGGKIMKIRPVNGAAADLSSAMIIFGATLIHLPVSTTHVISSAIMGVGSAQRVKGVKWGVAKKIVLTWVITMPISAALAAIVYQILNLLF, from the coding sequence ATGGACATGATATTGTTTCTCACGATAGCTATTGTAGTTTTTGCGCTCGCATTCGATTTCATAAATGGCTTCCACGATACGGCAAATGCCATTGCGACTTCAGTATCGACACGCGCATTGAAACCGCGGACAGCCATCTATATGGCTGCAATTATGAATTTCATCGGTGCATTGACGTTTACAGGCGTCGCCAAGACCATTTCCAAAGATATTGTCGATCCTTTCATGTTGGAAAAAGGATCACTTGTCATATTGGCTGCCCTTACTGCAGCGATTGCGTGGAATTTAATCACTTGGTATTACGGGATTCCTTCGAGTTCATCGCATGCGTTGATCGGTTCGATCGCAGGTGCCGCCATTTCAGCGGCTGGGTTCGGGGTTTTGAATTACGGTGGGTTTGTCAAAATCATGCAAGCACTGCTCATTTCCCCGTTCATCGCAATTGCGGCCGGGTTCCTCATGATGACGCTTTTTAAGGTTTTATTGAAGAACCGGAATTTGTTCAAGGCGAATAAACGGATCCGTTATTTGCAAATTGGTACCGCGGCCCTACAAGCATTCACACACGGAACGAACGATGCCCAGAAGGCAATGGGGATCATTACAATGGCATTGATTGCCGCACAATTGCAGACAGGCGACGATATCCAGCTTTGGGTTCGGATTGCTGCTGCCACTGCAATGGGGCTTGGGACATCCATCGGCGGATATAAAATCATTAAGACTGTCGGTGGAAAGATCATGAAAATCCGTCCAGTGAACGGAGCAGCAGCCGATTTGAGCTCCGCCATGATTATTTTCGGCGCGACGCTCATCCATTTGCCTGTCAGCACGACTCATGTCATCTCATCCGCAATCATGGGAGTCGGCTCGGCGCAACGTGTTAAAGGCGTCAAATGGGGAGTTGCGAAAAAAATTGTCCTCACATGGGTGATTACAATGCCCATTTCTGCCGCTCTTGCCGCCATTGTGTACCAAATTTTGAATTTATTATTCTAA
- a CDS encoding cold-shock protein, with protein MEQGKVKWFNAEKGYGFIEREDGDDVFVHFSAIQGDGFKTLEEGQDVTFEIEQGQRGLQATNVEKN; from the coding sequence ATGGAACAAGGTAAAGTGAAATGGTTTAACGCAGAAAAAGGTTATGGCTTCATCGAACGTGAAGATGGCGACGATGTATTCGTACACTTCTCAGCTATCCAAGGTGATGGCTTCAAAACTCTTGAAGAAGGCCAAGACGTGACTTTCGAAATCGAACAAGGTCAACGCGGACTTCAAGCAACTAACGTTGAAAAAAACTAA